A window from Variovorax sp. PBL-E5 encodes these proteins:
- a CDS encoding LysR family transcriptional regulator, with translation MQSGKATDIQLDFAGDLTIWRAFLAIAELGSLTRAALFLDSNQSLLSRQINALERQCGCRLFTRTGRGVELTETGAQILGPVRTLLEDAQQLEAQIRSNAQEPSGRVTVGLLPSIAHPLIGRLFSQLRARHSGISLKVLEGSSGQVEEWLTDARVDLAILYRYGASRPEHEQLLATVDSYLIGARGDKVTQAPDISFRAMHGLPFILPSSPNGLRNALDATARQERVTVSTVIEADSLPLFKSLVAQERVYTVLPLHAVWTEVEEGRLQAARIIDPPLQRSISMAMSKTKGPRKAVQSVAAAIVDIVDDMGRSGMWHSTEPASPSDASAA, from the coding sequence ATGCAATCCGGCAAGGCCACCGACATCCAGTTGGATTTCGCCGGCGATCTGACGATCTGGCGTGCGTTCCTCGCGATCGCCGAACTCGGCAGCCTGACGCGCGCAGCGCTGTTCCTGGACAGCAACCAATCCCTTCTGAGCCGGCAGATCAATGCGCTGGAGCGGCAATGCGGCTGTCGCTTGTTCACCCGGACGGGTCGGGGTGTGGAACTGACCGAGACGGGCGCGCAGATCCTCGGCCCGGTGCGCACCTTGCTGGAAGACGCCCAACAGCTGGAAGCACAGATCCGCAGCAACGCGCAGGAGCCATCCGGTCGAGTGACCGTCGGCCTCCTGCCGTCGATTGCGCATCCGCTGATCGGGCGCTTGTTTTCGCAATTGCGCGCCCGTCATTCCGGCATCAGCCTCAAGGTGCTCGAAGGCTCCAGCGGCCAGGTGGAAGAGTGGCTGACCGACGCACGGGTCGACCTCGCGATCCTCTACCGCTACGGCGCATCACGACCCGAGCACGAACAATTGCTCGCCACCGTCGACAGCTACCTGATCGGCGCGCGAGGCGACAAGGTCACCCAAGCGCCGGACATCAGCTTCCGCGCGATGCACGGCCTGCCCTTCATCCTGCCGAGTTCGCCCAACGGATTGCGCAACGCACTCGACGCGACCGCCCGGCAAGAGAGGGTCACGGTTTCCACGGTGATCGAAGCCGACTCGCTGCCGCTCTTCAAGTCGCTGGTGGCCCAGGAGCGCGTCTATACGGTGCTGCCGCTGCATGCGGTCTGGACGGAAGTGGAAGAGGGGCGCCTCCAGGCCGCGAGAATCATCGATCCGCCGTTGCAGCGCAGCATCTCGATGGCCATGTCCAAGACCAAGGGCCCGCGCAAGGCCGTGCAGTCCGTGGCTGCAGCCATCGTGGACATCGTGGACGACATGGGCCGCAGCGGCATGTGGCATTCGACGGAGCCGGCGAGCCCCTCTGACGCCTCGGCCGCGTAG
- the rplE gene encoding 50S ribosomal protein L5, which translates to MARLQQHYREKIAKDLTEKFGYRSPMQVPRLTKITLNMGVGEAVADKKVLDNAVADLTKIAGQKPVVTKSKKAIAGFKIRENQPIGCMVTLRGVQMYEFLDRFVTVALPRVRDFRGISGRAFDGRGNYNIGVKEQIIFPEIEYDKVDALRGLNISITTTAKTDEEAKALLAGFRFPFKN; encoded by the coding sequence ATGGCACGTCTCCAACAGCACTACCGCGAAAAGATCGCGAAGGACCTGACCGAGAAGTTCGGCTACAGGTCGCCGATGCAGGTTCCCCGTCTGACCAAGATCACGCTCAACATGGGTGTGGGCGAAGCGGTCGCCGACAAGAAGGTTCTCGACAACGCCGTCGCCGACCTCACCAAGATCGCCGGCCAGAAGCCGGTCGTCACCAAGTCGAAGAAGGCCATTGCCGGCTTCAAGATCCGCGAGAACCAGCCGATCGGCTGCATGGTCACGCTGCGCGGCGTGCAGATGTACGAGTTCCTGGATCGCTTCGTGACCGTGGCGCTGCCGCGCGTTCGCGACTTCCGCGGCATCTCCGGCCGCGCGTTCGACGGCCGCGGCAACTACAACATCGGCGTGAAAGAGCAGATCATTTTCCCCGAGATCGAATACGACAAGGTCGATGCCCTGCGCGGTCTCAATATCAGCATCACGACGACGGCCAAGACCGACGAGGAAGCCAAGGCGCTTCTCGCCGGCTTCCGTTTCCCGTTCAAGAACTGA
- the ubiA gene encoding 4-hydroxybenzoate octaprenyltransferase yields MYLDLIRWNRPAGWLLLLWPTLGALWFAADGWPGWHLLIVFVAGTVLMRSAGCCINDVADRDFDRHVKRTAQRPVTRGAVSVKEALALGAVLALAAFGLVLTTNRVTVLWSFAALAITLVYPFAKRFVSVPQAVLGVAFSFGIPMAFAAVRGSVPGLAWWLLAGNLFWVLAYDTEYAMVDRDDDLKIGMKTSAITFGRFDVPIVMASYAIFLAAWAAAGAGRSLGVVFFIAIGIAAAQALWHWRLIRARTRDGCFKAFRLNHWLGFAVFAGVAAGYALR; encoded by the coding sequence TTGTACCTCGATCTCATTCGCTGGAACCGCCCGGCGGGCTGGCTGCTGCTGCTCTGGCCCACGCTGGGCGCGCTGTGGTTCGCCGCCGACGGCTGGCCGGGCTGGCATTTGCTCATCGTCTTCGTGGCGGGGACGGTATTGATGCGCAGCGCAGGCTGCTGTATCAACGACGTGGCCGATCGGGACTTCGACCGCCACGTCAAGCGCACGGCCCAGCGTCCGGTGACCCGCGGCGCCGTCTCGGTCAAGGAGGCGCTCGCGCTCGGTGCCGTGCTCGCGCTGGCTGCCTTCGGGCTCGTGCTCACGACGAACCGCGTCACGGTGCTGTGGTCCTTCGCGGCGCTGGCCATCACGCTGGTCTATCCGTTTGCCAAGCGCTTCGTCTCGGTGCCGCAGGCGGTGCTGGGCGTTGCCTTCAGCTTCGGCATTCCGATGGCATTCGCCGCCGTGCGCGGCAGCGTGCCCGGGCTGGCCTGGTGGCTGCTGGCGGGCAATCTGTTCTGGGTGCTGGCCTACGACACCGAGTACGCCATGGTCGATCGCGACGATGACCTCAAGATCGGCATGAAGACCTCGGCCATCACCTTCGGCCGCTTCGATGTGCCCATCGTCATGGCGAGCTACGCGATCTTCCTGGCCGCCTGGGCAGCGGCCGGCGCGGGCCGGTCGCTGGGCGTGGTCTTTTTCATTGCCATCGGCATCGCGGCCGCGCAGGCGCTGTGGCACTGGCGGCTGATTCGAGCGCGCACGCGCGATGGCTGCTTCAAGGCTTTTCGCCTGAACCACTGGCTCGGCTTCGCGGTGTTCGCCGGCGTCGCGGCCGGCTACGCGCTGCGCTGA
- the proC gene encoding pyrroline-5-carboxylate reductase, producing the protein MNIAVTFLPRREAAPLPPIAFIGGGNMASAIIGGLVKQGTPADAFEVVEPFAEARARLAHDFGIVAQAQAGSALARCEVMVWAVKPQTFAEAARPVRAMGGDALHLSVAAGIPSDSIAHWLGTERIVRAMPNTPALIGRGMTGLYARAAVDGDDRKRVEQVLDATGDLLWVDAESALDAVTAVSGSGPAYVFYFIEAMTEAGVELGLSADQAHRLAVGTFAGASALAGDATDPPAVLRERVTSKGGTTHAAISSLEGADVKAKFKAAIRAAHQRAGELAHEFGRG; encoded by the coding sequence ATGAACATCGCAGTCACCTTCCTGCCCCGCCGCGAGGCGGCCCCCTTGCCGCCGATCGCCTTCATCGGCGGCGGCAACATGGCGAGCGCCATCATCGGCGGGCTCGTCAAGCAGGGAACGCCGGCCGACGCCTTCGAGGTCGTCGAACCCTTTGCAGAAGCCCGCGCCCGGCTGGCGCACGACTTCGGCATCGTCGCGCAAGCGCAGGCAGGCAGCGCGCTCGCCCGCTGCGAGGTGATGGTCTGGGCCGTGAAGCCGCAAACCTTTGCCGAAGCCGCACGGCCGGTACGCGCCATGGGTGGGGACGCGCTGCATCTGAGCGTTGCCGCGGGCATCCCCTCCGACAGCATCGCCCACTGGCTCGGCACCGAACGCATCGTGCGCGCGATGCCCAACACGCCGGCCCTGATCGGCCGCGGCATGACCGGGCTCTACGCCCGCGCGGCGGTCGACGGCGATGACCGAAAGCGGGTCGAGCAGGTGCTGGACGCCACGGGCGATCTTCTGTGGGTCGATGCCGAAAGCGCACTCGATGCCGTCACCGCGGTGTCGGGCTCGGGCCCCGCCTATGTGTTCTATTTCATCGAGGCCATGACCGAGGCCGGCGTCGAGCTGGGCCTGTCCGCGGACCAGGCGCATCGACTCGCGGTGGGCACCTTCGCAGGCGCATCGGCCCTGGCAGGCGACGCCACCGATCCGCCGGCGGTGCTGCGCGAGCGTGTGACCTCCAAGGGCGGCACCACCCACGCCGCCATCAGTTCTCTGGAAGGGGCCGACGTCAAGGCGAAGTTCAAGGCCGCGATCCGCGCCGCACACCAGCGTGCCGGCGAACTCGCGCACGAGTTCGGCCGCGGCTGA
- a CDS encoding Dps family protein, giving the protein MAKVVKKTKSTISAAPSASAGKVPKKGGAVVAQESGSRNAPIINIGIDRQDRAAIAEGLSRVLADTYTLYLTTHNFHWNVTGPHFNSLHAMFMNQYTELWGSTDILAERIRALGHYAPGSYAEFSKIATVPDVPQNPPKAMEMVRILVKGHETVSRIAREFIPVAEEAGDDPTADMLTARCTVHDQTAWMLRSLLED; this is encoded by the coding sequence ATGGCCAAAGTCGTGAAGAAAACCAAGTCCACCATTTCCGCCGCGCCGTCGGCTTCGGCTGGCAAGGTGCCCAAGAAGGGTGGTGCCGTGGTCGCACAGGAATCCGGCAGCCGCAACGCGCCGATCATCAACATCGGCATCGACCGGCAGGACCGCGCGGCCATCGCCGAAGGCCTGAGCCGCGTGCTCGCCGACACCTACACGCTTTACCTCACCACGCACAATTTCCACTGGAACGTGACCGGCCCGCACTTCAACTCGCTGCATGCGATGTTCATGAACCAGTACACGGAGCTCTGGGGCTCGACCGACATCCTTGCCGAGCGCATTCGCGCACTCGGCCACTACGCGCCGGGTTCGTACGCCGAATTCAGCAAGATCGCGACGGTGCCCGACGTGCCGCAGAACCCGCCCAAGGCGATGGAGATGGTGCGCATCCTGGTCAAGGGCCACGAGACCGTGTCGCGCATTGCGCGCGAATTCATTCCCGTTGCCGAGGAGGCCGGCGATGACCCGACCGCCGACATGCTCACCGCGCGCTGCACGGTGCATGACCAGACGGCCTGGATGCTGCGCTCGCTTCTGGAAGATTGA
- the rpsN gene encoding 30S ribosomal protein S14 produces MAKASLIQRELKRDNLVAKYAAKHAELKAIANDAKKSDEERAAARLGLQKLPRNANPTRQRNRCEITGRPRGTFRQFGLARAKIRELAFNGDIPGVTKASW; encoded by the coding sequence GTGGCTAAAGCATCTCTGATCCAGCGCGAACTCAAGCGCGACAACCTGGTCGCCAAGTACGCCGCGAAGCACGCGGAACTCAAGGCAATCGCCAACGACGCGAAGAAGAGCGACGAAGAGCGCGCTGCTGCGCGTCTGGGCTTGCAAAAGCTTCCGCGCAATGCCAATCCGACGCGCCAGCGCAATCGCTGCGAAATCACCGGCCGTCCGCGCGGCACCTTCCGTCAATTCGGTCTGGCCCGCGCCAAGATCCGTGAACTGGCTTTCAACGGCGACATCCCCGGTGTCACCAAGGCCAGCTGGTAA
- a CDS encoding alpha/beta fold hydrolase, whose translation MKTTTSLSRRLFGVAVICMGMLGAGLARAADEFKASWVTASDGVRLSVREYGNLQGPAIVFVHGIAQSQLSFDRQVHSELAKKYHLVTYDLRGHGESDKPTSEEAYVNGRRMSDDLRSVMTATGVHKPVLVGWSLGGIIVAQYLSDYGDAEISGVNFVGARIAQPPGTPARMPGAAYIRTMLSPKLEENIRATASFVRACVATPLSPADFELMLGYNMASPVFARAATLKWSGGTDFAAALPRTKVPVLISHGRLDQVISPDVAQEAGRILPAAKVSWYDHGGHSLFFDDAPRFNAELAAFVDAATAMTH comes from the coding sequence ATGAAAACCACAACCAGTCTCTCGCGGCGCCTGTTCGGCGTCGCGGTCATCTGCATGGGCATGCTCGGCGCCGGCCTGGCACGGGCTGCCGACGAATTCAAGGCGTCCTGGGTCACGGCCAGCGATGGCGTCCGTCTGTCGGTGCGCGAGTACGGCAATCTCCAGGGACCCGCCATCGTGTTCGTGCACGGCATCGCGCAAAGCCAACTTTCGTTCGACCGCCAGGTTCACAGCGAGCTGGCAAAGAAATACCACCTGGTCACCTACGATCTTCGAGGCCACGGCGAATCCGACAAGCCGACGAGCGAAGAGGCCTATGTCAATGGCCGTCGCATGTCCGACGACCTGCGAAGCGTGATGACAGCGACCGGCGTCCACAAGCCGGTGCTCGTGGGTTGGTCGCTCGGCGGAATCATCGTTGCCCAATACCTGAGCGACTACGGCGATGCCGAGATCAGCGGGGTCAACTTCGTCGGTGCGCGCATCGCGCAGCCGCCGGGCACACCGGCACGCATGCCCGGCGCCGCTTACATCCGGACCATGCTTTCGCCGAAGCTCGAGGAAAACATCCGCGCGACGGCCAGCTTCGTTCGTGCCTGCGTCGCCACACCGCTGTCGCCGGCGGATTTCGAACTCATGCTCGGCTACAACATGGCCAGTCCGGTGTTCGCGCGTGCCGCGACGCTCAAGTGGAGCGGCGGCACGGACTTTGCCGCTGCGCTGCCTCGCACCAAGGTACCGGTGCTGATCTCGCATGGCCGGCTGGATCAGGTCATCTCGCCCGACGTGGCGCAGGAAGCGGGGCGGATTCTTCCGGCCGCCAAGGTCTCCTGGTACGACCATGGCGGGCATTCGCTGTTCTTCGACGACGCGCCGCGCTTCAATGCCGAGCTGGCCGCGTTCGTGGATGCCGCGACCGCGATGACGCACTGA
- the rplX gene encoding 50S ribosomal protein L24 — protein MNKIRKGDQVIVLAGRDKGKRGTVSLRKDDSHLIVDGINIVKKHTKPNPLKGTTGGIVEKAMPIHQSNVAIFNAATGKADRVGIKVTDGKRVRVFKSSGDEIKIA, from the coding sequence ATGAACAAGATTCGCAAAGGCGACCAGGTCATCGTGTTGGCCGGGCGCGACAAGGGCAAGCGCGGCACGGTGTCGCTGCGCAAGGACGATTCGCATCTGATCGTCGACGGCATCAACATCGTCAAGAAGCACACCAAGCCGAACCCGCTCAAGGGAACCACCGGTGGCATCGTCGAGAAGGCCATGCCGATTCACCAATCCAACGTGGCGATCTTCAATGCCGCGACCGGCAAGGCCGATCGCGTGGGCATCAAGGTCACGGACGGCAAGCGCGTGCGCGTCTTCAAGTCCAGCGGCGACGAAATCAAGATCGCCTAA
- a CDS encoding LysR substrate-binding domain-containing protein, translating into MTLTELKYIVAVARERHFGKAAEACYVSQPTLSVAIKKLEDELEVKLFERSAGEVTVTPLGEQIVQQAQSVLDQAASIKEIAKRGKDPLSGPLNLGVIYTIGPYLLPDLVRQNIARTPQMPLVLQENFTVKLLEMLRAGEIDCAIMAEPFPDAGLATAALYDEPFMAALPAHHPLAQRESVSSEELKKETMLLLGTGHCFRDHVLEVCPEFARFSSNAEGIRKSFEGSSLETIKHMVASGMGVTLVPRLSVPANALKPRAKGRKEPEQIVRYLPVRDAHGGEPPTRRVALAWRRSFTRYEAIAALRNAIYACELPGVTRLS; encoded by the coding sequence ATGACCCTCACCGAACTCAAATACATCGTCGCGGTCGCACGCGAACGGCATTTCGGCAAGGCGGCCGAAGCCTGCTATGTATCGCAACCCACGCTGTCGGTCGCCATCAAGAAACTGGAAGACGAGCTCGAGGTGAAGCTGTTCGAGCGCAGCGCGGGTGAGGTCACGGTGACCCCGCTCGGCGAGCAGATCGTGCAGCAGGCGCAGAGCGTGCTCGACCAGGCGGCCAGCATCAAGGAGATCGCCAAGCGCGGCAAGGATCCGTTGTCGGGTCCGCTCAACCTTGGCGTGATCTACACCATCGGCCCCTACCTGCTGCCGGACCTGGTGCGTCAGAACATCGCGCGCACGCCGCAGATGCCGCTCGTGCTGCAGGAGAACTTCACCGTCAAGCTGCTGGAGATGCTGCGCGCCGGCGAGATCGATTGCGCGATCATGGCCGAGCCTTTTCCCGATGCCGGCCTGGCGACCGCCGCGCTTTACGACGAACCTTTCATGGCCGCGCTGCCGGCGCACCATCCGCTGGCGCAGCGCGAGTCGGTGAGTTCCGAGGAGCTCAAGAAGGAAACCATGCTGCTGCTCGGCACCGGCCACTGCTTTCGCGACCATGTGCTCGAGGTGTGTCCTGAGTTCGCGCGCTTCTCGAGCAACGCCGAGGGCATCCGCAAAAGCTTCGAGGGCTCGTCGCTCGAGACCATCAAGCACATGGTGGCCTCGGGCATGGGCGTGACCTTGGTGCCGCGCCTTTCGGTGCCGGCGAATGCGCTCAAGCCCAGAGCCAAGGGCCGCAAGGAGCCGGAGCAGATCGTGCGCTATCTGCCGGTGCGCGATGCGCATGGCGGCGAACCGCCGACGCGGCGCGTCGCGCTGGCCTGGCGCCGCAGCTTCACGCGCTATGAAGCGATCGCGGCCTTGCGCAATGCCATCTACGCCTGCGAATTGCCGGGCGTCACGCGCCTCTCGTAG
- a CDS encoding esterase-like activity of phytase family protein gives MALGGSLAACRSVAPAVIGPPRLRLLAEARWPHRLASRGTTIGGLSGIDYDTDRGEYLLISDDRSDINSARFYGMRWSVGSAAPEPTDVTTFRQANGESWPARPQARAGVPVPDPEALRWRRDSGTVLWTSEGDEARGFGPAFYESRRDGSLLREIPLPAMFQPSPDGRRGARDNLALEGLTLTPDGRHAWLAMQNALIQDGPVPTLCAPGGPCRFIRIELATGRATRQIAYLPDAIPQRPLVPGAYADNGVSEVLMIDADRMLVLESAYATGVGNSLRLYEIDTHNASDTLPLEALVPGSYRPAPKTLVADFATLGLSRLDNTEGMCWGPSLPNGHRMLVVVSDDNFNPLQITQFAAFEFTG, from the coding sequence ATGGCACTTGGAGGCAGCCTGGCAGCTTGCCGCAGCGTGGCGCCCGCCGTGATCGGGCCGCCGCGCCTGCGGCTGCTGGCCGAGGCGCGCTGGCCGCACCGTCTCGCATCTCGGGGAACCACGATCGGCGGTCTGTCCGGCATCGACTACGACACCGATCGAGGTGAGTACCTGCTTATCAGCGATGACCGATCAGACATCAATTCTGCCCGTTTCTACGGCATGCGCTGGTCGGTCGGCAGCGCGGCGCCCGAACCCACCGACGTCACCACGTTCAGGCAAGCGAATGGCGAGTCCTGGCCTGCACGGCCGCAGGCGCGCGCGGGTGTGCCCGTGCCGGATCCCGAAGCGCTGCGGTGGCGTCGCGACAGCGGCACGGTTCTCTGGACCAGCGAGGGCGACGAGGCCCGGGGTTTCGGTCCGGCCTTCTACGAATCGCGGCGCGACGGCTCCTTGCTGCGCGAGATCCCGCTGCCGGCGATGTTCCAGCCCAGCCCCGACGGCCGGCGCGGCGCGCGCGACAACCTCGCCCTGGAAGGCCTGACGCTGACACCCGACGGCCGCCACGCCTGGCTCGCCATGCAGAACGCCCTGATCCAGGACGGCCCCGTTCCGACCCTCTGCGCGCCGGGGGGGCCTTGCCGATTCATCCGGATCGAACTCGCGACCGGGCGCGCCACACGCCAGATCGCCTACCTGCCGGATGCGATCCCGCAGCGACCCCTGGTTCCGGGTGCCTACGCGGACAACGGCGTCAGCGAAGTGCTGATGATCGATGCCGATCGCATGCTGGTGCTCGAGAGCGCCTACGCGACCGGCGTCGGCAACTCGCTGCGCCTCTACGAGATCGACACGCACAACGCCAGCGACACGCTGCCGCTGGAAGCGCTCGTCCCGGGCAGCTACCGGCCGGCGCCGAAAACCCTGGTCGCCGACTTCGCCACGCTCGGCCTCTCGCGCCTGGACAACACCGAAGGCATGTGCTGGGGACCCTCCTTGCCGAACGGCCATCGCATGCTGGTGGTGGTGAGCGACGACAATTTCAATCCCCTGCAGATCACGCAGTTCGCCGCATTCGAATTCACGGGATAA
- a CDS encoding enoyl-CoA hydratase/isomerase family protein has translation MQPQNPAQLFQGLTELGVEVVDTHIAVLTLNSPPVNALTRRLNDELTSVLDRISELDDIRVVVLTGAGKVFCAGADLKGRAEVVKEPGDLLAHSRRTRECFHAIRECAKPVIAAINGPALGSGLAMVASSDILLAAEKGSLGLPEVDVGLLGGCRHAMRLFGHSRVRRMMLTGYRVSGAELYRLGIVEACTTAEELMPAAMALAATIASKSPVSTRMGKHTLNVIEDMSLRDGYRYEQDMTAAIGRTEDAKEAQLAFREKRPPVFVGR, from the coding sequence ATGCAACCACAAAATCCAGCGCAACTCTTCCAAGGCCTGACCGAGCTCGGGGTGGAAGTCGTCGACACCCACATCGCAGTCCTGACGCTGAACAGCCCCCCGGTCAACGCGCTGACGCGCCGGCTCAATGACGAGCTGACCTCTGTGCTCGACCGCATCTCGGAGTTGGACGACATCCGCGTGGTCGTCCTGACCGGTGCGGGCAAGGTGTTCTGCGCAGGCGCCGATCTCAAGGGGCGCGCCGAGGTCGTCAAAGAGCCCGGGGATCTGCTGGCCCATTCGCGCCGCACGCGGGAATGCTTCCACGCCATCCGCGAATGCGCCAAACCGGTGATCGCGGCCATCAACGGCCCCGCGCTGGGGTCGGGCCTGGCGATGGTCGCCTCCAGCGACATCCTGCTGGCCGCGGAGAAAGGGTCGCTCGGCCTGCCGGAAGTCGACGTCGGCCTGCTCGGCGGCTGCCGCCACGCGATGCGCTTGTTCGGCCATTCGCGCGTGCGTCGAATGATGCTGACGGGCTACCGCGTCTCCGGCGCGGAACTGTACCGCCTGGGCATCGTCGAGGCTTGCACGACCGCTGAAGAGCTCATGCCCGCCGCGATGGCACTGGCCGCGACCATCGCGTCCAAGAGCCCGGTCTCCACCCGCATGGGCAAGCACACGCTCAATGTGATCGAAGACATGAGCTTGCGCGACGGCTATCGCTATGAACAGGACATGACGGCCGCCATCGGTCGCACCGAAGACGCGAAAGAGGCCCAGCTCGCCTTTCGCGAGAAGCGGCCGCCGGTCTTCGTCGGCCGCTGA
- a CDS encoding Bug family tripartite tricarboxylate transporter substrate binding protein yields the protein MILHALMLVAAVTGVSHAHAEFPQKPLRLIVPFTAGGAADIMARGLAKGLQADLGQQVIVDNRGGAGGISAADAVAKAPADGYTLLFGTMGTQAINPALYRQLPYDPVRDFAPVGLTHLTPRVLVVDARLPVTNVAELIALAKKKPGSLTYGSAGSGSSGHLSGALFESMAGVRLLHVPYKGSAPLLTDLLGGRIDMAFDSYTVYAPHIQTGRVRALAVTSIKRMGALPDVPTLSESGLAGYDVSNWLGVFAPGKTAPAIIARLNAALVHTMADPALRRQLTALGIEPESSSPEALAALLRTDIPKWAEIVKRSGASVE from the coding sequence TTGATCCTGCACGCGCTGATGCTCGTTGCCGCCGTCACCGGCGTCTCGCACGCGCACGCCGAATTTCCCCAGAAGCCGCTGCGCCTGATCGTGCCGTTCACCGCCGGCGGCGCCGCCGACATCATGGCCCGTGGCCTGGCAAAGGGACTGCAGGCCGACCTGGGGCAGCAGGTCATCGTGGACAACCGCGGCGGCGCCGGGGGCATCAGCGCTGCCGATGCCGTCGCCAAGGCCCCCGCCGACGGCTACACGCTGCTGTTCGGCACCATGGGAACGCAGGCCATCAACCCCGCGCTCTATCGGCAACTGCCGTACGACCCGGTCCGGGACTTCGCCCCCGTGGGCCTGACGCATCTCACGCCTCGCGTTCTGGTCGTCGATGCCAGGCTGCCGGTCACCAACGTCGCCGAACTCATCGCGTTGGCGAAAAAGAAGCCGGGCAGCCTGACCTACGGCTCTGCCGGCAGCGGAAGCTCCGGCCATCTTTCGGGCGCCTTGTTCGAAAGCATGGCGGGAGTTCGTCTCCTGCACGTGCCGTACAAGGGAAGTGCCCCCTTGCTGACGGATCTGCTGGGCGGCCGGATCGACATGGCCTTCGACTCCTACACGGTGTATGCGCCGCACATCCAGACCGGGCGCGTACGTGCACTGGCCGTGACGTCGATCAAGCGCATGGGCGCCCTGCCCGACGTGCCGACGCTGTCGGAGTCCGGACTGGCAGGCTACGACGTTTCCAACTGGCTCGGCGTGTTCGCTCCGGGCAAGACGGCGCCGGCGATCATCGCGCGGCTGAACGCCGCGCTGGTCCACACGATGGCCGACCCGGCGCTGCGCCGTCAGCTGACGGCACTCGGCATCGAGCCCGAGTCCAGCTCGCCCGAGGCCTTGGCCGCGCTGCTGCGCACCGACATTCCCAAGTGGGCCGAGATCGTCAAGCGCTCCGGCGCCAGCGTGGAGTGA
- a CDS encoding alpha/beta fold hydrolase — MAAAPAACAVHERRRKLLDTGCATIDVVIDTAAPGPRPAIVLLPSSLRDSLDFDPLARGLACAGFQVLRPQPRGMARSHGPMGGLDLAALAQDVVHTIDTFGDGRAVIMGHAFGHFVARVADLLYPDKVRGVVLAAAAARTFPAGMAEALVIASDPAQPDALRLRQLQHAFFAPGNDPSPWLSGWYPALREIYRAAGSTPPKAAWWPVTHAPLLDLQGAQDPWRPPESREELRQALGRDRVEVRLVPDASHALPVEQPERAAAAIAEWAHALAP; from the coding sequence ATGGCCGCGGCCCCGGCCGCCTGCGCCGTGCACGAGCGCCGGCGCAAGTTGCTCGACACCGGTTGCGCGACGATCGACGTGGTGATCGATACGGCCGCTCCCGGTCCGCGACCCGCCATCGTCCTGTTGCCCTCGTCGTTGCGCGACTCGCTCGACTTCGATCCCTTGGCACGAGGCCTGGCCTGCGCCGGCTTCCAGGTCCTGCGACCCCAGCCCCGCGGCATGGCGCGCAGCCACGGGCCGATGGGTGGGCTCGACCTGGCCGCACTGGCACAAGACGTGGTGCACACCATCGACACCTTCGGGGACGGGCGCGCGGTGATCATGGGTCACGCCTTCGGTCACTTCGTCGCGCGCGTGGCCGACCTCTTGTACCCGGACAAGGTACGCGGCGTGGTGCTGGCCGCTGCGGCAGCGCGGACCTTTCCCGCCGGCATGGCCGAGGCCCTGGTGATCGCTTCCGATCCGGCCCAGCCCGATGCATTGCGGCTGCGGCAGTTGCAACACGCCTTCTTCGCGCCGGGCAACGATCCCTCCCCCTGGCTGTCGGGTTGGTACCCCGCATTGCGCGAGATCTACCGGGCGGCAGGCAGCACGCCACCCAAGGCAGCGTGGTGGCCCGTCACCCATGCACCGCTTCTCGATCTGCAAGGCGCGCAGGATCCCTGGAGGCCGCCGGAGAGTCGGGAAGAGCTCCGGCAAGCGCTCGGACGCGACCGGGTCGAAGTCCGCCTCGTGCCCGATGCAAGCCACGCGCTGCCCGTCGAGCAGCCCGAGAGGGCGGCGGCGGCGATTGCCGAATGGGCGCACGCCCTGGCGCCCTGA
- the rplN gene encoding 50S ribosomal protein L14 encodes MIQTESRLDVADNTGAKSVLCIKVLGGSKRRYASVGDVIKVSIKEAAPRGRVKKGEIYSAVVVRTAKGIRRSDGSLVKFDGNAAVLLNAKLEPIGTRIFGPVTRELRTEKFMKIVSLAPEVL; translated from the coding sequence ATGATCCAAACTGAATCCCGGCTCGATGTGGCCGACAACACGGGCGCGAAATCCGTCCTGTGTATCAAGGTGCTCGGTGGCTCCAAGCGGCGTTACGCCAGCGTGGGCGACGTCATCAAGGTCAGCATCAAGGAAGCCGCTCCGCGGGGTCGCGTCAAGAAGGGCGAGATCTACAGCGCAGTGGTGGTCCGCACCGCCAAGGGCATCCGTCGCAGCGACGGGTCGCTCGTCAAGTTCGACGGCAATGCCGCCGTCTTGCTCAATGCCAAGCTGGAGCCCATCGGCACCCGCATCTTCGGACCGGTCACGCGCGAACTGCGCACCGAGAAGTTCATGAAGATCGTCTCGCTGGCTCCCGAAGTTCTGTAA